A single genomic interval of Alcanivorax sediminis harbors:
- the mraZ gene encoding division/cell wall cluster transcriptional repressor MraZ: MFTGSTSLNLDAKGRLTMPTRYRASLIEACGGQLVLTRHPFDECLALYPRHEFTETANKLSAQRDSNPHVRQLKRRFLGQAVEIEMDSNGRLLVPPELRAAIGLEKQAMLIGQMHRFEIWTAESWSEEDSILDPEALPDSVQELSF; this comes from the coding sequence GTGTTTACTGGGAGCACATCACTCAATCTGGATGCCAAGGGGCGGCTGACCATGCCGACCCGGTACCGCGCTTCGTTGATCGAAGCCTGCGGCGGCCAGCTTGTGCTTACCCGTCACCCCTTTGACGAATGTCTGGCGCTCTATCCGCGTCACGAGTTCACCGAAACCGCCAACAAGCTGTCTGCCCAGCGGGATTCCAACCCTCATGTGCGTCAGCTCAAGCGTCGTTTTCTTGGCCAGGCGGTAGAAATCGAAATGGACAGCAATGGCCGACTGCTGGTGCCGCCGGAATTGCGTGCGGCCATTGGTCTTGAAAAGCAGGCCATGCTGATCGGTCAGATGCACCGCTTTGAAATCTGGACAGCAGAAAGCTGGTCAGAAGAAGACAGCATCCTGGATCCGGAAGCCTTGCCGGACAGCGTGCAGGAGTTGTCTTTCTGA